The nucleotide sequence TTCGAGGAAATTACCCATGCCTACACCGAAAACGGGGTTATATAGTAACATCCAGATACCGTCATACCATGCTTGTAAACGACCATCTGCAGAGGAGTCTGCAGAGGAAAGCCCACCAAAACTCATAATCAAAGTGCCTGCTATAGGAGCCATAACTATCGCAAATATAACAAGTTTAATGCCTGCACGTTTTAGGAAAAAATAAAGGCTGATTACACCTAAAGCACCAAGTAATGTCCCCCTAGAACCAGTAATGTATATCCCATAAAGAATAAAGGCAAAGGCTGTTATTACGATGAGCTTTTTTATTAGTCCACCACTTTCAGAATAAAAGTAAGCTAAAAAAGGAATGTTCATCACTAAAAACATACCTAGATCATTAGGATCATTGAAAAATCCTAAATAGGTAATTCTCATTTCTTCGCGACCAACAGAAAATGAACCAGCCCAACCTTCGCCCATCTTAATATCATAATCATAGTTTACGTGTTGGCTATAGCCGTTATGAACCATAAGCACTGAGGCTAGTATACATATAAACATTAAATGGCGTTGTCTATTCGCTGTCGACAGCAAGTTTGTGTATAAAATTAGCGGTAAAATTGAGCTTATAAGTAACCTTTGTGCCTGTTCTACACCATAAAAACCTGATCCATTAATTAATCCAGAGAACACTATGAGTGGGAGCATAGCTATTAACATGTAGTGTTGGTTAGTTAGTTTTAATGGCCTTTGTCCTATTATCATTCCTAGAAAACCTAGAATTGCGAATATTTGAATGACTATCCATTCTTCACTTATTAAAAACATTTCATGGGGTCTAACTAATACTGACAATGTATATAAGTAAAGGAAGAAAAAGCCAAATATTGAGTTTTGTTCGAGTGTGTTTAATTTGTTATGCATAATTAGTTATTTATTTTTTTAAAAGTGTTTTTATTTCTATAATAATATTTTTGTCAAAAATAAAAATTGTCGTTAAATAAGAAAGCAAACCAGCGAAAAGACAAAAGAACAGTTGTGTATATGAGTCACTATACTGACTTGATACTTGTTTAGTTATTGAAACAGTGAGCAGCATAATAGCGCTGTGTATGAGCGGTCTCCTAAAAGTAAACAAATATATTTGGTAGGGTAATTCAATATACCTACAATATAGTGTCGTCGATATAAAGAAAATTAAAATACCTATGAATAATATTGCATAACTGATCCCAATAACACCAAACTGCATTCCTACGTAAACTCCAAAAACCGTAACGATAAGGCTTATTATTGAGCAATTTAATAGTAGTCCAGGATTACCTAAACCGTTTATAAGTGGAGAGAACATTTCTCTGCAA is from Thalassotalea crassostreae and encodes:
- a CDS encoding O-antigen ligase family protein codes for the protein MHNKLNTLEQNSIFGFFFLYLYTLSVLVRPHEMFLISEEWIVIQIFAILGFLGMIIGQRPLKLTNQHYMLIAMLPLIVFSGLINGSGFYGVEQAQRLLISSILPLILYTNLLSTANRQRHLMFICILASVLMVHNGYSQHVNYDYDIKMGEGWAGSFSVGREEMRITYLGFFNDPNDLGMFLVMNIPFLAYFYSESGGLIKKLIVITAFAFILYGIYITGSRGTLLGALGVISLYFFLKRAGIKLVIFAIVMAPIAGTLIMSFGGLSSADSSADGRLQAWYDGIWMLLYNPVFGVGMGNFLEEHGLVAHNSYIHVASELGIIGYSLWGGALTLTTFTAYNIMKSTESLIGNSESNKSSLIGELKIHNTLFFSLIGYLVTAFFLSRMFTLLLFIFLGMTIASHLRLMRICPELKEIYNINITIKSMISAWVIIVLVYIALKIGL